In Opitutaceae bacterium TAV5, one genomic interval encodes:
- a CDS encoding 50S ribosomal protein L3 yields MISTLPGKKIGMTQVYDAQNVLVPVTVIEAGPCPVVQVKTTETDGYNAVQLGFSAKKAKNTPKAEKAHAAKAGLENAPRVLREVRLDEASSLKAGDIVTVAAFKEGQTIDVIGVTKGKGFQGVVKRFRVAGGPAAHGSMFHRRIGSIGMRQTPGRVWKNQKMPGHMGSQRRTVQNLTIVKILADQNLLLVKGAVPGANGDDVIVRTAIKGQPRQA; encoded by the coding sequence ATGATCTCAACGCTCCCAGGCAAAAAGATCGGAATGACGCAGGTCTATGACGCGCAAAACGTCCTGGTCCCCGTCACCGTGATCGAAGCCGGGCCCTGCCCGGTCGTCCAGGTCAAAACCACCGAAACCGACGGTTACAACGCCGTCCAGCTCGGTTTCTCGGCCAAAAAGGCCAAGAACACGCCCAAGGCCGAAAAAGCCCACGCCGCCAAGGCCGGGCTTGAAAACGCGCCCCGCGTCCTCCGCGAAGTCCGCCTCGACGAGGCCTCTTCGCTCAAGGCCGGTGATATTGTCACCGTCGCCGCCTTCAAGGAAGGCCAGACCATTGACGTCATCGGCGTCACCAAGGGCAAGGGCTTCCAGGGTGTCGTGAAACGCTTCCGTGTCGCCGGCGGTCCCGCCGCGCACGGCTCGATGTTCCACCGCCGTATCGGCTCCATCGGCATGCGCCAGACGCCCGGTCGTGTCTGGAAAAACCAGAAGATGCCCGGTCACATGGGCAGCCAGCGCCGCACCGTCCAGAACCTCACCATCGTGAAGATCCTGGCCGACCAGAACCTCCTCCTTGTCAAGGGTGCCGTCCCCGGCGCCAACGGTGACGACGTCATTGTCCGCAC